In Halorussus limi, a genomic segment contains:
- a CDS encoding class I adenylate-forming enzyme family protein, with the protein MTLSLERRAALWGDRTAVVDASADRRVSYADLESEADAMARRLSALGVGPGDPVAVVSRNRVETLALLFAVRRLGGVFAPVSYRLTPATVEGPLERIDPAVVVHEAGQRDLVRELPDERTHSFEELGRRDGADYERADRDPEDSLVYLHSKAEADRPMVGEDEERERRDESLSEGPTTAPQVVDYPARAVEWNCVTAAAAWGLGRSDCAPALLPFSDADGLLRLVLPLLYVGGRVPLLRAFDPEDALAAIAEEGATALFGGATEYRELVASDEFGATDFDAVEWVGTRSPLPADAREELARRAPVVRTYGRVETGPSNLFVPPGESGSAADSPKRDADRVGRPFPDCEVRVADDDGTAVEDGEIGELRFRGVVTPKGRLTDDGTTEAFPEWVPTGDLGFREGDDYYLLGPATEALDSGADGSARVHPREIERALEARNGVTAAGVVPDAEGVLAAFVGDADPGELQGVLGDELPEDATVREVNRVESLPRRRTGEIDRAALRRQLDDEERIGKG; encoded by the coding sequence ATGACGCTCTCGCTCGAACGCCGGGCCGCGCTCTGGGGGGACCGAACTGCGGTGGTGGACGCGAGCGCCGACCGCCGGGTCAGCTACGCCGACCTCGAATCGGAGGCCGACGCGATGGCGCGCAGACTCTCGGCGCTCGGGGTCGGACCGGGCGACCCGGTCGCGGTCGTCTCGCGCAATCGGGTCGAGACGCTGGCGCTGTTGTTCGCCGTCCGGCGACTCGGCGGCGTCTTCGCGCCGGTCTCGTATCGGCTCACGCCCGCGACGGTCGAGGGACCGCTGGAACGCATCGACCCCGCGGTGGTGGTCCACGAGGCCGGACAGCGCGACCTCGTCCGTGAGTTACCAGACGAGCGGACCCACTCCTTCGAGGAGTTGGGTCGCCGCGACGGCGCCGACTACGAGCGCGCCGACCGCGACCCGGAGGACTCGCTGGTCTACCTCCACTCGAAGGCCGAGGCCGACCGGCCCATGGTCGGGGAGGACGAGGAGCGCGAACGCCGCGACGAGTCGCTGAGCGAGGGCCCGACGACGGCCCCGCAGGTGGTGGACTACCCGGCGCGGGCCGTGGAGTGGAACTGCGTCACCGCCGCGGCCGCGTGGGGACTGGGCCGGAGCGACTGCGCGCCCGCCCTGCTTCCCTTCTCGGACGCCGACGGCCTCCTCCGCCTCGTCCTGCCGCTGCTCTACGTCGGCGGGCGAGTCCCCCTGCTCCGGGCGTTCGACCCCGAGGACGCGCTGGCCGCGATCGCCGAGGAGGGCGCGACCGCGCTGTTCGGCGGCGCGACCGAGTACCGCGAACTCGTCGCCAGCGACGAGTTCGGCGCGACCGACTTCGACGCCGTCGAGTGGGTCGGCACGCGGTCCCCGCTCCCGGCGGACGCCCGCGAGGAACTGGCCCGGCGCGCGCCCGTGGTCCGGACCTACGGCCGGGTCGAGACCGGTCCGAGCAACCTCTTCGTGCCGCCCGGCGAGTCCGGGAGCGCGGCCGATTCCCCGAAGCGCGACGCCGACCGGGTGGGCCGACCGTTCCCCGACTGCGAGGTCCGCGTCGCCGACGACGACGGAACGGCGGTAGAAGACGGCGAAATCGGTGAACTCCGGTTCAGGGGGGTCGTGACGCCGAAGGGACGGCTGACAGACGACGGGACGACCGAGGCGTTCCCCGAGTGGGTGCCGACGGGGGACCTCGGCTTCCGCGAGGGCGACGACTACTACCTCCTCGGGCCGGCGACCGAGGCGTTGGATTCGGGGGCGGACGGGTCGGCCCGGGTCCACCCGCGGGAAATCGAGCGCGCGCTGGAGGCGCGAAACGGCGTCACCGCGGCGGGAGTGGTCCCGGACGCGGAGGGCGTGCTGGCGGCGTTCGTCGGCGACGCCGACCCCGGCGAGTTGCAGGGCGTCCTCGGCGACGAACTGCCGGAGGACGCGACGGTTCGGGAGGTCAACCGCGTCGAATCGCTTCCACGGCGGCGGACCGGCGAGATAGACCGGGCCGCGCTCCGGCGGCAACTGGACGACGAGGAGCGCATCGGCAAGGGGTGA